One Lentimicrobiaceae bacterium genomic window carries:
- a CDS encoding SufE family protein, translated as MKIEETTGAIINEFDIFDDWMDKYNYLIELGKSLPMIDERYKIESNLIQGCQSRVWLHAEFDGKLVHFTADSDAVITKGIANLLIRVFSDHSPQEILDSSTDFINEIGLTEHLSPTRSNGLLSMIKQIKMYALAFKTKQAMD; from the coding sequence ATGAAAATTGAGGAAACAACAGGCGCAATAATCAATGAATTTGACATTTTTGACGACTGGATGGACAAATACAATTATCTGATTGAACTTGGCAAATCATTGCCAATGATTGATGAGCGTTATAAAATAGAGAGTAATCTGATTCAGGGATGTCAGTCACGCGTTTGGTTACACGCTGAATTTGACGGGAAACTGGTACATTTTACAGCCGACAGTGATGCGGTTATTACCAAAGGAATTGCCAATCTGCTTATCAGGGTTTTTTCTGACCATTCACCACAGGAAATCCTTGATTCATCTACCGATTTTATCAATGAAATCGGATTGACCGAGCACTTGTCTCCAACACGCTCAAATGGGTTGCTTTCGATGATTAAACAAATTAAAATGTATGCGCTGGCATTTAAAACCAAACAGGCAATGGACTAA
- a CDS encoding SUF system Fe-S cluster assembly protein, translating to MDHEKTLALGDQIIERLKRVFDPEIPVNIYDLGLIYNISIDKDSVAHITMTLTAPNCPVAESLPVEVRDSVNQIQGISDCVVEITFDPPWTKDMMSEEAMLDLGFL from the coding sequence ATGGATCATGAAAAAACCCTGGCACTGGGAGATCAGATAATTGAAAGACTAAAAAGGGTATTTGACCCTGAAATTCCGGTCAATATTTATGATCTCGGGCTTATTTATAATATAAGTATTGATAAAGATTCTGTAGCTCACATTACCATGACCCTTACCGCTCCCAACTGCCCAGTGGCAGAGTCATTGCCGGTTGAAGTCAGGGATTCTGTAAACCAAATACAAGGAATTAGCGATTGTGTTGTTGAAATTACTTTTGACCCTCCCTGGACTAAGGATATGATGTCGGAAGAAGCCATGCTTGACCTTGGGTTCTTATAA
- a CDS encoding RNA polymerase sigma-70 factor codes for MLTSEDLFLLQKLKEGDIHALEVIFNKHYNNLSKYLQILFKNELLVEHIAQDIFIYLWENREQLQIRDSLESYIYTAGRYRALNQLRNAKLQEAVREKLSVSAGDDLYHVDAELEKQELKQLIDEAVSMLPPRCQQIFRLSREEEMSYREIAEYLHISCNTVEGQMAIALKKLRSVLKPFYFRLFVLT; via the coding sequence ATGCTGACCAGTGAAGATCTGTTTCTTTTACAAAAGTTGAAGGAAGGAGATATTCATGCACTTGAAGTGATATTTAACAAGCATTACAATAACCTCAGCAAATATCTTCAAATCTTATTTAAGAATGAATTACTGGTAGAGCACATAGCACAGGATATTTTTATTTATCTGTGGGAAAACCGCGAGCAACTTCAAATCAGGGATTCCCTGGAGTCATATATTTATACAGCGGGACGTTACAGAGCTCTTAACCAGCTTCGAAATGCCAAACTTCAGGAAGCTGTTCGTGAAAAACTATCCGTTTCTGCAGGTGATGATTTGTATCATGTTGATGCTGAACTCGAAAAGCAGGAATTAAAGCAATTAATTGATGAAGCTGTTTCAATGCTTCCGCCAAGATGCCAGCAAATTTTCAGATTAAGCAGAGAAGAGGAAATGTCGTACAGGGAAATTGCAGAATATCTTCATATCTCCTGCAATACGGTGGAAGGGCAGATGGCTATTGCCCTCAAAAAGTTGAGATCTGTTTTAAAGCCGTTTTATTTCAGGCTTTTTGTTTTAACCTGA
- a CDS encoding FecR family protein: MMAPYIPWDLFTKKLRNGISETEELELNFWRSKSEFNDLLYEEIMNDARFKALIINGKWENSNRQWQYILSKIEKPVNRSYTISKSKIRYLSAAAAAVIILLSVALTYFYSGFNKFKNEQLSVGYTSVYSPRGQRTSVILPDSTKVWLNSESSLRYPTDYNRQKREVITEGEAFFEVTKNPDKPFYVLANEIKIKVYGTSFNVKAFPEEKTIETTLIEGKLSITPVKSNNGKGEEIFLKPNEKCIFVRESGKINRASGKELSQEAVSKNTSSLPEVTIKKNINTEEESRWKDGKLLFEDETFGELAIRLERWYDVKVHFVDEKIRNYKFTGSFDKETINQAMEALKLSSQKSYEYEIVFRDIYLKTK, translated from the coding sequence ATGATGGCACCTTATATCCCCTGGGATTTATTTACAAAAAAACTCCGGAACGGAATATCGGAAACGGAAGAGCTGGAGCTGAACTTCTGGCGGAGCAAGTCAGAATTCAATGATTTGCTTTACGAAGAGATAATGAATGATGCCAGATTTAAAGCTTTGATTATCAATGGCAAATGGGAAAACAGCAACAGGCAATGGCAATATATTTTAAGTAAAATTGAAAAACCGGTAAATCGCTCCTATACCATAAGCAAGAGTAAAATCCGGTATTTATCTGCAGCAGCAGCGGCTGTAATCATCCTGTTGTCCGTTGCACTCACCTATTTTTATTCAGGGTTTAATAAATTTAAGAACGAACAGCTTTCGGTGGGCTATACTTCGGTGTATTCCCCACGCGGGCAACGTACCAGTGTGATTTTACCCGACAGTACAAAGGTGTGGCTGAATTCTGAGTCGTCGCTCAGATACCCCACTGATTATAACAGACAGAAAAGAGAGGTGATAACCGAGGGTGAGGCTTTTTTTGAAGTAACAAAAAATCCCGACAAGCCTTTCTATGTTCTGGCTAATGAGATAAAAATAAAGGTATACGGAACGTCATTTAACGTAAAAGCTTTTCCGGAAGAGAAGACAATTGAAACTACTCTGATTGAAGGAAAACTAAGCATAACACCGGTAAAATCAAATAATGGCAAAGGGGAGGAGATATTTTTAAAACCTAACGAGAAATGCATCTTTGTCAGAGAATCAGGAAAAATAAATCGGGCGTCAGGAAAAGAGCTTTCGCAGGAGGCCGTTTCGAAAAACACCTCTTCACTGCCTGAAGTAACGATTAAAAAGAACATTAATACAGAAGAGGAGTCGCGCTGGAAAGATGGTAAATTACTGTTTGAAGATGAAACATTTGGCGAGCTGGCCATCAGACTTGAGCGCTGGTATGATGTAAAGGTTCATTTTGTTGACGAAAAAATCCGAAACTACAAATTTACCGGCTCATTTGATAAAGAAACCATTAATCAGGCAATGGAAGCTTTGAAATTATCATCTCAGAAATCGTATGAATATGAGATAGTATTCAGAGATATCTATCTGAAAACAAAATAA
- a CDS encoding TonB-dependent receptor: MKIKLHKCFAWLHIVGRSKTLRIMKIILLLVILGVSNIYASVFSQSIDINLTLKSVPLKEAFTQIESKTDYKFLYRSDLIDIDKLTNLEVKGKSTLDNLLALLLRNTEISYNVLNDNLIVLAPKQQHIVSGIISDAKTGLTIPGVNVLIEGTSQGTVSDLSGKYSIEVPDVNATLVFSFIGYESQKVALAGRTSVNVKMVSSVGNLSEVVVIGYGTQRKKDLTGSVSVVATKEIGSLPVPSISDALQGRAAGVQVISSGAPGSDATFRIRGVGTINNNDPLLVIDGVPVSSGLNQLNMNDIESIQVLKDASATAIYGSRGANGVLIVTTKRGKGDKSHLDFNYFMGLQRAANVVDMLNAEQFATLHNEIMSNAGLPQNPAFASPASLGSGTDWLGELFDVAPISNYSLSYSGNSEKTNYYVSGNILDQDGIVLNTGYKRYTVQFNADTKVFDKLKFGNSLTLNHDVKTSGDYNIRNTMLALPTQSIFQENGMYSGPVAQPMWDGDLVNPIGLAKTVDNSIKGYNLLGSVYGEYSVLENLKFKSSLGLQANFWNARTWAPNYKWNSSSKDNSYLFEQYNKSLTWVWDNTLTYEKSYGKHSFLVMGGTSAQENNFNFLNGSIQAFASNLTQQINNGTQQPTVGGNTSSWSLFSYMGRANYTYNNKYLFTATLRRDGSSRFGEGNKWGTFPSGSVAWRISEEPFMQSFSFIDDMKLRAGYGITGNQEIGNYTFASALQTIMYNFDNSIVTAVVPNMMPNPYVQWEEQKQSNIGLDASMFNYRIEVALDGYIKNTEQMLVPMSVPVSTGYSDVFVPYINAGKMENKGVEISINSRNLTGEFTWNSSFNFSYNYNRVVSLNDTVPMTSGSIGLNYNLALIQAGHPINAFYGFETDGIFQTPEDVENHAVQVSGNDPYNRTSAGDIRFKDLNNDGIINDKDRTFLGNPNPSFIFALNNSFAWKGFDLSIFLQGVSGNKILNANRIWSEAMSIAQNQTTETLGRWTGEGTSNEMPRAVFNDPNKNNRPSDRYIEDGSYLRIKNITLGYTLPKALINKAHLESVRVYATALNLLTITKYTGFDPEVGTSGIDNNVYPVTATYSFGVNIGF, from the coding sequence ATGAAAATTAAGTTACATAAATGCTTCGCCTGGTTGCATATTGTCGGGCGTTCAAAAACACTGAGAATCATGAAAATAATACTTCTGTTGGTAATATTGGGAGTCTCTAATATTTATGCATCTGTATTCTCGCAATCCATTGATATCAATCTGACGCTAAAAAGTGTTCCTTTAAAGGAGGCTTTTACGCAAATTGAAAGCAAAACCGATTACAAGTTCCTTTACAGGTCAGATTTAATCGATATTGATAAACTGACCAATCTTGAGGTTAAAGGTAAAAGTACACTCGACAATTTGCTGGCGCTGTTATTGCGCAACACGGAAATTAGTTACAATGTGTTGAACGATAACCTGATTGTACTGGCACCTAAACAACAGCACATCGTTAGTGGGATAATTTCTGATGCAAAAACAGGATTAACCATTCCTGGTGTGAATGTTTTGATTGAGGGAACAAGTCAGGGCACTGTTTCGGACTTATCGGGGAAGTACTCTATTGAAGTTCCTGATGTAAACGCAACACTTGTTTTTTCATTTATTGGCTACGAAAGTCAGAAAGTTGCTTTGGCCGGACGTACATCAGTGAATGTTAAAATGGTTTCTTCGGTTGGAAATCTGAGTGAGGTTGTAGTTATCGGATATGGAACGCAACGTAAAAAGGATCTTACTGGTTCGGTTTCTGTAGTGGCAACCAAGGAGATTGGATCCTTACCTGTGCCCAGCATTAGTGATGCTTTACAGGGAAGAGCTGCTGGCGTTCAGGTAATTTCATCCGGTGCTCCCGGCAGTGATGCAACTTTTCGTATTCGCGGGGTAGGCACAATTAACAACAATGATCCTTTACTGGTTATTGATGGGGTTCCGGTTTCAAGCGGCCTCAATCAATTGAATATGAATGATATTGAATCTATTCAGGTGCTGAAAGATGCCTCTGCAACAGCAATTTATGGCTCAAGGGGTGCCAATGGGGTATTGATTGTAACTACAAAACGCGGTAAAGGAGATAAATCGCATCTTGACTTTAATTACTTTATGGGTCTTCAGCGGGCTGCCAATGTGGTTGATATGCTTAATGCCGAACAATTTGCCACGTTGCACAACGAAATTATGTCGAATGCCGGACTTCCTCAAAATCCTGCGTTTGCCAGTCCGGCTTCTTTAGGAAGCGGAACCGATTGGTTAGGCGAGCTGTTTGATGTTGCTCCTATCAGTAATTATTCTCTTTCTTATTCGGGAAACAGCGAGAAAACAAACTATTATGTTTCAGGCAATATTCTTGATCAGGATGGTATCGTGCTCAATACCGGCTACAAGAGGTATACAGTGCAGTTTAATGCCGATACCAAAGTCTTCGACAAACTAAAATTCGGGAACAGCCTGACCTTAAATCATGATGTAAAAACCAGCGGCGATTACAATATCCGTAATACCATGCTTGCTTTGCCAACACAAAGTATTTTTCAGGAAAATGGCATGTATTCAGGACCTGTAGCTCAGCCTATGTGGGACGGCGATTTGGTGAACCCGATCGGCCTTGCAAAAACAGTCGACAATTCAATCAAAGGATATAATCTCCTGGGCTCTGTGTATGGTGAGTATTCTGTTCTCGAAAATCTGAAGTTTAAATCATCACTTGGACTACAGGCCAATTTTTGGAACGCACGAACATGGGCTCCCAATTACAAATGGAACTCAAGTTCAAAAGACAACTCCTATTTATTCGAACAATATAATAAAAGCCTTACCTGGGTGTGGGACAATACGCTAACTTATGAGAAATCATACGGAAAACATAGTTTTCTGGTAATGGGTGGTACAAGTGCTCAGGAAAATAATTTTAATTTTCTCAATGGTTCAATTCAGGCTTTTGCCAGCAACCTTACCCAACAGATTAACAATGGAACACAGCAGCCAACAGTAGGAGGCAACACCAGCTCATGGTCATTGTTTTCCTATATGGGAAGAGCAAACTATACGTACAACAATAAATATTTGTTCACTGCAACTCTGCGTCGTGACGGATCGTCACGCTTTGGTGAAGGAAACAAATGGGGAACTTTTCCTTCAGGAAGTGTGGCATGGCGCATTTCGGAAGAGCCCTTTATGCAGTCGTTCAGTTTTATTGATGATATGAAACTGCGCGCAGGTTACGGAATTACCGGTAACCAGGAAATTGGTAACTATACTTTTGCTTCGGCGCTGCAAACCATCATGTACAACTTCGATAACAGTATCGTTACTGCAGTTGTTCCCAATATGATGCCCAACCCTTACGTTCAGTGGGAAGAGCAAAAACAGTCAAATATTGGTCTCGATGCCTCTATGTTTAATTACCGTATTGAAGTAGCCCTTGATGGTTATATTAAAAACACAGAACAAATGCTGGTACCTATGTCTGTTCCGGTTTCAACCGGTTATTCTGATGTGTTTGTTCCTTACATCAATGCCGGAAAAATGGAAAATAAAGGGGTGGAAATCAGTATCAATTCCAGAAATCTGACTGGAGAATTTACATGGAACAGTTCATTTAACTTCTCCTATAACTACAATCGGGTTGTTAGTTTGAATGATACAGTTCCGATGACCAGCGGAAGTATCGGATTAAATTATAACCTGGCGCTGATTCAGGCCGGCCATCCAATCAATGCTTTTTACGGGTTTGAAACTGATGGTATATTCCAGACTCCCGAGGATGTAGAAAACCATGCTGTGCAGGTCAGTGGCAACGACCCTTATAACCGCACTTCAGCCGGAGATATCCGTTTTAAAGACCTCAATAATGATGGAATCATTAACGACAAAGACAGGACATTTCTGGGTAATCCCAATCCATCTTTCATTTTTGCCCTCAACAATTCATTTGCATGGAAAGGATTTGACCTGAGCATTTTCCTTCAGGGCGTTTCGGGCAACAAAATCCTGAATGCAAACCGTATCTGGAGTGAGGCTATGTCAATTGCACAGAATCAAACAACTGAGACCTTAGGACGCTGGACAGGCGAAGGAACAAGCAATGAAATGCCCCGCGCCGTATTCAACGACCCTAACAAGAACAACCGCCCGAGCGACCGGTATATTGAGGATGGTTCGTACCTGAGAATTAAAAATATAACCCTGGGTTATACTTTACCAAAGGCGTTGATTAACAAAGCACACCTCGAATCGGTGCGGGTATATGCTACTGCTTTAAACCTTCTCACAATCACAAAGTACACCGGATTTGATCCCGAAGTTGGAACCAGCGGAATAGACAATAACGTTTATCCGGTTACAGCTACTTACAGTTTTGGTGTTAACATTGGTTTCTAA
- a CDS encoding RagB/SusD family nutrient uptake outer membrane protein, which produces MKIKIYFSVLLLSTLLSGCGKDFLEKSPEDSINTANFFQTESDAIAAINGAYQPLQWPKLYNMRMWTSDIMAGNSIVGAGGGSDGQETQDMANFVTATDNQGVLDLWRGPWPGILRCNIIFDKVPGMNISESVKNRVLGEAYFLRAHYYFILVRYFGDVPLVLKPVEPGDDLRPVRTSKETVYNQIISDLEKAIELLPAREAYSGSDKGRASKGAATGLLAKVYLTLGDWQKTVDLCNGVKELGYALNANYADNFNPSNKNTVESLFEIQFTGNAGFNFWSNENQASWLSTFTGPRGSDMVAGGWGWNQPTQEFMDAYEQGDLRKDVTVLYEGCPQFEGQDYSQSYSVTGYNLRKFLVPKSVSDSYDNSPMNFPVLRYADVLLMKAEALNELGRTSEAEVPLNEVRNRAGLDNVTGLSKELFREKVLHERRMELAFEGQRWFDLVRVNNGQYGIYFLQSIGKSNMSSKFLLFPIPQKERDANPNLSQNAGY; this is translated from the coding sequence ATGAAAATCAAAATATATTTTTCAGTCTTACTCCTGAGTACACTTTTATCAGGATGTGGAAAGGATTTTCTCGAAAAATCTCCTGAGGATTCTATCAATACGGCCAATTTCTTCCAAACCGAGAGCGATGCGATAGCTGCCATCAATGGCGCTTATCAACCTCTTCAGTGGCCCAAACTCTACAATATGCGTATGTGGACTTCCGATATTATGGCTGGTAACAGCATAGTTGGCGCTGGTGGAGGCTCTGACGGGCAGGAAACACAGGATATGGCCAACTTTGTAACAGCAACCGATAATCAGGGAGTTTTGGATTTGTGGCGGGGACCCTGGCCAGGAATATTGCGTTGCAATATCATTTTCGATAAAGTGCCCGGTATGAATATCAGCGAGTCTGTTAAAAACAGAGTACTTGGTGAGGCTTATTTTCTGCGCGCACATTATTATTTTATTCTGGTACGATACTTTGGAGACGTACCGCTTGTTCTCAAACCTGTTGAACCTGGTGATGACCTGAGGCCTGTGCGCACATCTAAGGAAACTGTTTATAATCAAATTATCAGCGACCTGGAAAAAGCCATTGAACTGCTTCCTGCCCGTGAAGCCTACTCAGGATCCGATAAGGGCCGAGCTTCAAAGGGTGCTGCTACAGGCTTGCTGGCCAAAGTTTATCTTACTTTGGGTGACTGGCAAAAAACAGTTGACCTGTGCAATGGGGTAAAGGAGTTAGGCTACGCACTGAATGCAAATTATGCCGATAATTTTAACCCTTCCAATAAGAATACCGTTGAATCGTTGTTCGAAATCCAGTTTACCGGTAATGCAGGCTTCAATTTTTGGTCAAACGAAAATCAGGCTTCATGGCTCAGCACATTTACCGGCCCGCGTGGTTCTGATATGGTTGCTGGTGGATGGGGCTGGAATCAGCCTACCCAGGAATTTATGGATGCCTATGAACAGGGCGATTTGCGCAAAGACGTTACCGTTCTTTACGAGGGTTGTCCTCAGTTTGAAGGGCAGGATTATTCACAATCCTATTCTGTAACAGGTTATAATCTCCGAAAATTTCTGGTGCCAAAATCAGTTTCTGACTCTTATGATAACAGCCCTATGAACTTTCCGGTACTCAGGTACGCTGATGTTTTGCTCATGAAGGCTGAAGCCCTGAATGAACTTGGCAGAACTTCAGAGGCCGAAGTGCCGTTGAATGAAGTGCGCAACAGAGCCGGTTTAGACAATGTTACAGGCTTGTCAAAAGAACTTTTCCGTGAAAAGGTGCTTCACGAACGTCGGATGGAACTTGCTTTTGAAGGCCAGCGCTGGTTTGACCTTGTTCGGGTAAACAATGGCCAATATGGTATTTATTTTCTGCAGAGTATTGGAAAGTCTAACATGAGCTCCAAGTTTCTGTTGTTCCCGATTCCACAAAAGGAAAGGGATGCCAATCCCAATTTGTCTCAAAATGCAGGGTACTGA
- a CDS encoding SusF/SusE family outer membrane protein, translating into MKKQYKNGVVSGPQVLRHKAVRLMWLFMAIVSLFAISSCQKEEDDGITLAGDLKLSASASSISLDQRNDAKTALTLSWTTGTNNGTGASISYVLQIAKQGSAFAEPLSIDMGKAVYEKSFSVAEFNALLLGHFGLEAGAETAFESRVVATVYDSPVKTATSPVVAFNATAYEPVSSTLYLLGSASSAGWNAANAIELTPDEDNPTIFSFRGALGTGEFKFITTLGNLLPAYVRGADDNHIVYRTTESQSDDKFTISEPAIYKIEVSLLDLTISTSKLELPAYENIYMVGSAAPNGWDITNATELVQDADNPFIFSYTGVMNPGEFKFPVNRNGDWGQDMYMMLSDSTMYLHHGGDPDDSKWSIEKKGHYIITLNLSDNTISIKRTKLFMVGSATPIGWNIGEAIELSEDDTDGCVFTYNGPMVAGEFKFPVNRNSDWGQDMYMRISDTEMYLHHGGDPDDNKWNITADGNYVITANVETLSISIQKQ; encoded by the coding sequence ATGAAAAAACAATATAAAAACGGCGTTGTCAGTGGACCGCAGGTCCTTCGGCATAAAGCTGTCCGTCTGATGTGGCTTTTTATGGCAATTGTTTCATTATTTGCAATCTCTTCCTGCCAGAAGGAAGAAGATGATGGCATTACTCTTGCCGGAGATTTAAAGCTTTCGGCTTCTGCCTCCTCAATATCACTTGATCAAAGAAACGATGCTAAAACAGCTTTAACTCTTAGCTGGACTACCGGAACCAATAACGGGACCGGTGCATCCATCTCCTACGTTTTGCAAATTGCAAAGCAAGGCAGCGCATTTGCTGAGCCTCTTTCAATAGATATGGGAAAGGCTGTTTATGAGAAATCATTTTCAGTTGCTGAATTCAATGCACTGTTACTTGGCCACTTTGGCTTGGAAGCCGGAGCTGAAACCGCTTTCGAGTCAAGGGTTGTGGCTACTGTTTATGACTCGCCCGTCAAAACAGCCACTTCTCCTGTTGTTGCCTTTAATGCAACTGCATATGAGCCGGTAAGCAGCACACTTTATCTTCTCGGAAGTGCTTCTTCGGCCGGATGGAATGCCGCAAATGCTATTGAACTTACACCTGACGAGGACAATCCAACTATTTTCTCGTTCAGAGGTGCATTAGGAACCGGTGAATTCAAATTTATTACAACATTGGGCAATTTATTACCTGCTTATGTGCGTGGTGCTGATGATAATCATATCGTTTACCGGACTACCGAAAGCCAGTCAGATGATAAATTTACTATCAGTGAGCCTGCTATTTATAAAATTGAAGTTAGTTTGCTCGACCTGACAATTAGTACATCCAAACTTGAGTTGCCAGCATATGAAAATATATACATGGTGGGCAGTGCAGCACCCAACGGTTGGGATATAACCAATGCAACCGAGCTTGTACAGGATGCTGATAACCCATTCATTTTTTCATACACAGGAGTGATGAACCCCGGTGAATTTAAGTTTCCGGTGAACCGAAACGGCGATTGGGGACAGGATATGTATATGATGCTTTCCGATTCAACAATGTACCTGCATCATGGAGGTGATCCTGACGATAGCAAATGGTCCATCGAAAAGAAAGGGCATTACATCATTACACTTAATCTGTCTGACAATACCATTTCCATAAAACGGACTAAGCTTTTCATGGTTGGAAGCGCCACTCCGATAGGATGGAATATTGGCGAAGCCATTGAACTGTCAGAAGATGATACTGATGGATGTGTCTTCACCTATAACGGACCGATGGTTGCAGGTGAGTTTAAATTCCCTGTAAACCGAAACAGCGACTGGGGGCAGGATATGTATATGCGCATCAGCGATACTGAAATGTACCTGCATCATGGTGGTGATCCGGACGATAATAAATGGAATATTACTGCGGATGGGAATTATGTGATTACTGCCAATGTGGAAACATTGTCAATTAGCATTCAAAAGCAGTAG
- a CDS encoding glycoside hydrolase family 66 protein: MNKPILLSCVFFLVFAFFSCKKEENKPDSPVSPSFTSVSISTDKACYHPGEEVIFETDKELSSSVRIRYRHLNTLIEETDYTGKIWKWTPPSSDYTGYMVDVYESSDGVEKILGSIAVDVSSDWCRFPRYGFLSEYQQMSSSAIDFVVKGLSRYHINGLQFYDWHYDHHRPLAGTVSNPAAVWKDIANRDNYLNTVKGYIDAAHHYNMKAMFYNLAYGALNNAAADGVMDQWYLYTDAAHVNKDYHALPSPMFKSDIFLTDPSNPQWQQYLAQRNTDVYEVFDFDGFHIDQLGNRNRTLYNYSGTPVDLPSAFHSFIQEMKSDTPDKYLVMNAVNQYGQAEIASAPVDFLYSEVWSPNDEFDDLGRIISENNASCNPRKNTVLAAYMNYDLAGNAGYFNTPGVLLANAVIFALGGAHLELGEHMLAREYFPNNNLQISGQLRDALICYYDFLVAYQNLLRDGAVLNKPEVSSYNSQPEMGSWPPETGKVAITGSLSDNRQVLNFINFTSATHLQWRDSNGTQPEPVTLKNLSISFKAGRPVRQIWMASPDKNYGVPENIDFAVNAEVVEFTLPELKYWDMLVVEYE; encoded by the coding sequence ATGAACAAACCTATTCTTCTTTCCTGTGTGTTTTTTCTGGTTTTTGCTTTCTTTTCGTGCAAAAAAGAGGAAAATAAGCCAGATTCACCGGTAAGCCCGTCATTTACAAGTGTTTCTATTTCTACCGATAAGGCCTGCTATCATCCGGGCGAAGAGGTGATTTTTGAAACAGACAAGGAGTTGTCATCTTCGGTCAGAATACGCTACAGACACCTCAACACTTTGATTGAGGAGACTGATTATACCGGGAAAATATGGAAATGGACACCTCCTTCATCGGATTATACGGGTTACATGGTTGATGTTTATGAAAGCAGTGATGGAGTGGAAAAAATTCTTGGGAGCATAGCGGTTGATGTTTCATCTGACTGGTGTCGCTTCCCCAGGTACGGGTTTTTGTCTGAATATCAGCAAATGAGTTCTTCTGCAATCGACTTTGTGGTAAAAGGTTTGTCACGTTATCATATCAATGGCTTGCAGTTTTACGACTGGCATTATGACCATCACAGGCCGCTTGCAGGTACCGTAAGCAACCCTGCTGCCGTTTGGAAGGATATTGCCAACCGTGACAATTATTTGAATACAGTAAAAGGATACATTGACGCTGCCCATCATTATAATATGAAAGCCATGTTCTATAACCTGGCGTATGGTGCTCTTAACAATGCTGCCGCTGATGGAGTGATGGACCAATGGTATTTGTACACCGATGCAGCTCATGTCAATAAGGACTATCACGCTTTGCCTTCGCCCATGTTTAAAAGCGATATTTTTCTGACAGACCCTTCAAACCCGCAGTGGCAGCAATATCTGGCTCAACGCAACACTGATGTTTATGAGGTTTTTGATTTCGATGGATTTCATATTGACCAATTGGGTAATCGTAACCGGACACTTTATAACTATAGCGGTACTCCTGTTGATTTGCCCTCGGCTTTTCATAGTTTTATTCAGGAAATGAAATCTGATACGCCTGATAAGTATTTGGTGATGAATGCAGTAAATCAATACGGGCAAGCAGAAATTGCTTCAGCTCCGGTTGACTTTCTTTATTCTGAAGTCTGGAGTCCGAATGACGAATTTGATGACCTTGGTCGTATCATTTCTGAAAATAATGCTTCCTGCAATCCGCGGAAAAATACTGTTCTGGCGGCCTATATGAATTATGACCTAGCCGGTAATGCTGGTTATTTTAATACACCCGGTGTATTACTTGCAAATGCTGTTATTTTTGCTTTGGGGGGTGCGCATCTCGAATTAGGTGAACATATGCTCGCCAGAGAGTATTTCCCAAACAATAACCTCCAGATTTCAGGCCAGTTGCGCGATGCTTTGATTTGTTACTATGATTTTCTGGTTGCATATCAGAATTTATTGCGGGATGGTGCTGTTTTGAATAAACCGGAAGTAAGCAGTTACAACAGTCAGCCTGAAATGGGCTCATGGCCCCCCGAAACCGGGAAAGTTGCAATTACAGGCAGTTTGTCTGACAACCGGCAGGTGTTGAATTTTATCAATTTTACCAGTGCCACGCATTTGCAATGGCGTGATTCAAATGGCACACAACCAGAGCCGGTTACTTTGAAGAATTTAAGCATTTCATTCAAGGCCGGCAGGCCTGTAAGGCAAATCTGGATGGCCTCGCCCGACAAAAATTACGGTGTGCCGGAGAATATTGATTTTGCTGTTAATGCTGAGGTTGTGGAGTTTACATTGCCTGAGCTCAAATACTGGGATATGCTCGTTGTAGAGTATGAATAG